The following are encoded together in the Tripterygium wilfordii isolate XIE 37 chromosome 3, ASM1340144v1, whole genome shotgun sequence genome:
- the LOC119995411 gene encoding protein ACTIVITY OF BC1 COMPLEX KINASE 8, chloroplastic-like: MASTLPVPQFTFLSSQTTCRRRRVSLSTTSHSVLHLATFDSRFYSLGLRTRVKALKEDGAVVVETELAEKVNSIEFSGNGSAASPSSSGYGYDGSVLGQEVLGSRNGGSNGSLVKYVNGNGVPANVVVGEVEVPEAKEERRKKKLEEIGKEDAWFKQSSQERVQVSVAPGGRWSRFKTYSTIQRTLEIWGSILTFIFKAWLNNQKFSYRGGMTEEKKVLRRKALAKWLKENILRLGPTFIKIGQQFSTRVDILAQEYVDQLSELQDQVPPFPSETAMSIVEEELGAPLGDIFDRFDYEPIAAASLGQVHRARLKGQEVVVKVQRPGLKDLFDIDLKNLRVIMEYLQKIDPKSDGAKRDWVAIYDECASVLYQEIDYTKEAENAELFASNFKDIEYVKVPTIFWEYTTPQVLTMEYVPGIKINRIQALDELGVDRQRLGRYAVESYLEQILSHGFFHADPHPGNIAVDDVNGGRLIFYDFGMMGSISSNIREGLLEVFYGVYEKNPDKVLQAMTQMGVLVPTGDKTAVRRTAQFFLNSFEERLAAQRKERELAKQEPGFKKPLTKEEKIEKKKQRLAAIGEDLLAIAADQPFRFPATFTFVVRAFSVLDGIGKGLDPRFDITEIAKPYALDLLKFREAGVEVILKDFRNRWDRQSRAFYNLFRQADRVEKLVETIERLEQGDLKLRVRTLESERAFQRVAAVQNTVGSAVAAGSLINLATILYLNAIRVPATVAYVFCAFFSFQVLIGIIKVKKLDQRERLITGTA, from the exons ATGGCTTCTACTCTACCTGTGCCGCAGTTCACATTCCTCTCTTCGCAAACCACTTGCAGAAGACGCCGGGTCTCTCTTTCTACTACCTCGCACTCCGTACTTCATTTAGCTACATTTGACAGTAGATTTTACAGCCTCGGGCTTCGAACTAGGGTTAAAGCTCTGAAAGAAGATGGAGCGGTTGTAGTGGAGACTGAATTAGCTGAAAAGGTTAATTCTATTGAATTCAGTGGCAATGGTTCTGCGGCTTCTCCTAGTAGTAGTGGTTACGGCTATGATGGATCCGTTTTGGGACAGGAGGTTTTAGGGAGCAGAAACGGAGGCAGTAATGGTAGCTTGGTGAAGTATGTAAACGGAAATGGTGTTCCGGCGAATGTGGTGGTTGGGGAGGTTGAAGTTCCCGAGGCGAAGGaggaaaggagaaagaagaagctTGAGGAGATTGGAAAAGAGGACGCGTGGTTTAAGCAGAGCAGCCAGGAGCGGGTTCAG GTTTCTGTTGCCCCTGGGGGCCGTTGGAGTAGATTCAAAACCTATTCAACAATACAAAGAACCTTGGAAATATGGGGTTCTATATTAACATTTATCTTCAAGGCTTGGTTGAACAACCAGAAATTCTCATATCGAG GAGGAATGACAGAGGAGAAGAAAGTCTTAAGGCGAAAGGCCCTTGCCAAGTGGTTAAAGGAAAATATATTGAGATTAGGTCCTACATTTATCAAAATTGGGCAGCAGTTCTCTACGCGAGTAGACATTCTTGCTCAAGAATATGTTGATCAGTTGTCTGAACTTCAG GATCAAGTTCCTCCCTTTCCATCTGAGACTGCCATGTCAATAGTTGAAGAGGAGCTCGGAGCTCCCCTAGGTGATATATTTGATCGGTTTGACTATGAGCCAATTGCTGCCGCTAGTCTCG GTCAGGTCCACCGAGCGAGACTTAAGGGACAAGAAGTTGTGGTTAAAGTTCAAAGACCTGGACTAAAGGATCTTTTTGATATTGATTTGAAAAACCTAAGG GTAATAATGGAATATCTTCAAAAAATTGACCCAAAGTCGGATGGCGCGAAGAGAGATTGGGTTGCTATTTATGATGAATGTGCAAGTGTTCTATACCAG GAGATTGACTATACCAAGGAAGCTGAAAATGCAGAACTATTTGCAAGTAATTTCAAAGACATTGAATATGTGAAAGTCCCAACGATATTTTGGGAATACACAACACCCCAG GTTCTAACAATGGAGTATGTCCCTGGGATCAAAATAAATCGGATACAAGCTTTAGATGAGTTGGGTGTTGATCGCCAAAG GTTAGGTCGATATGCTGTTGAATCTTATTTGGAACAAATTCTGTCTCATGGATTCTTCCACGCTGATCCT CATCCTGGAAATATAGCTGTTGATGATGTCAATGGTGGACGGTTAATCTTTTATGACTTTGGAATGATGGGAAG TATCAGTTCAAACATACGAGAAGGTTTGCTTGAAGTCTTCTATGGAGTTTATGAGAAGAACCCAGATAAG GTTCTTCAAGCAATGACTCAAATGGGTGTTCTTGTGCCCACTGGAGATAAGACAGCTGTCCGACGGACAGCACAGTTTTTCCTTAACAG TTTTGAAGAGCGTCTTGCAgcacaaagaaaagaaagggagcTGGCCAAGCAAGAACCTGGTTTCAAAAAGCCTTTGACGAAGGAGGAAAAGATTGAGAAAAAGAAGCAACGCCTTGCTGCAATTG GGGAGGATTTATTAGCCATTGCAGCCGATCAACCCTTCCGTTTTCCGGCCACGTTCACATTTGTTGTTAGAGCATTTTCAG TATTAGATGGCATTGGCAAGGGCCTTGATCCTCGTTTTGACATTACTGAGATTGCCAAACC CTATGCATTGGATCTGCTAAAATTCCGGGAAGCTGGAGTTGAAGTAATATTGAAG GACTTCAGAAATAGATGGGATCGGCAGTCCCGCGCTTTCTACAATTTATTCAGACAAGCTGACAGAGTCGAAAAGCTTGTTGAAACTATCGAACGATTG GAGCAAGGTGATCTGAAGCTACGGGTTCGAACTTTGGAGTCTGAGAGGGCATTCCAGCGTGTTGCAGCTGTTCAGAACACAGTAGGGAGT GCGGTAGCAGCCGGAAGCCTAATAAACCTGGCAACAATTTTGTATCTAAACGCCATACGA GTACCAGCCACTGTAGCGTATGTATTTTGTGCATTCTTTAGTTTTCAAGTTCTCATTGGCATTATCAAGGTCAAAAAATTGGATCAAAGAGAGAGGCTGATTACAGGAACTGCTTAA
- the LOC119989790 gene encoding mitochondrial import inner membrane translocase subunit PAM16 like 2-like, which yields MAAKILANVIVAGSVILGRSLAQAYRQALANASKSRVAQETIQNTIREGSKVMTEQEARHILGVSEGTAWEEISKKYDTLFERNAKNGSFYIQSKVHRAKECLEPVY from the exons ATG GCTGCTAAGATTCTTGCCAACGTAATTGTGGCTGGATCTGTTATATTAGGAAGGTCTCTTGCGCAAGCTTACCGCCAAGCACTTGCAA ATGCTTCAAAATCTAGAGTTGCCCAAGAGACGATACAAAACACCATTCGTGAAGGCAGCAAAGTCATGACAGAGCAAGAAGCTCGACATATTCTTGGTGTTAGTGAAGGAACTGCTTGGGAAGAGATATCGAAG AAATATGACACATTATTTGAGAGGAATGCCAAAAATGGGAGCTTCTatattcaatcaaaggttcatagGGCTAAGGAATGTTTAGAACCCGTCTACTGA